From Oreochromis aureus strain Israel breed Guangdong linkage group 4, ZZ_aureus, whole genome shotgun sequence, a single genomic window includes:
- the LOC116318632 gene encoding uncharacterized protein LOC116318632 isoform X1, producing MDFSWFLLLVSAAVFVSIVLLAVICLDCRNKGPLRSIQQTASEDYTSPEFRVIHPAPLSMPTSRSLASGSISVAQPTLPPNPIIITTPPPDPHLRPPFSTKPEQRPYTPTETGEPVKDNALFKLYFSVLPSYPNLLLCFCPSESNPSYENPEPEKDVDDPADNYIEVLPDNPEESKGLPADIESRASTPSSDHNYVNLDEEEDDDDKLDYQNVAPIGILHCAPDPMLQLSGTFPRRATYQRSTPGSSAQSSEDEYEESNYVNQPMGLVNH from the exons ATGGACTTCTCCTGGTTCCTCCTCCTTGTGTCGGCCGCCGTCTTCGTCTCCATCGTCCTCCTGGCCGTCATCTGTTTGGACTGCAGGAACAAAGGTCCACTGC GGTCCATCCAACAAACAGCTTCAGAAGACTACAC atcaCCTGAATTCAGAGTCATCCATCCAG CTCCTCTCTCCATGCCAACTTCCAGAAGCCTTGCGAGCGGCAGCATCAGCGTTG CCCAGCCGACCCTACCCCCGAACCCCATCATCATTACAACCCCTCCACCTGACCCCCACCTGCGGCCTCCTTT TTCAACCAAACCTGAGCAGAGACCTTACACCCCAACAGAAACTGGTGAGCCTGTAAAGGACAACGCATTATTTAAgttgtatttttctgttttacctTCTTACCCAAACCTATTGCTCTGTTTCTGTCCTTCAGAGAGCAATCCGAGTTATGAGAATCCAG aaCCTGAGAAGGACGTTGACGATCCAGCTGATAATTACAT AGAGGTGTTACCCGACAATCCGGAGGAGAGCAAAGGACTCCCCGCGGACATCGAGAGCCGAGCCTCGACGCCCAGTTCAG ATCATAATTACGTGAACCTCGATG aagaagaagacgacgaTGACAAACTCGACTATCAGAACGTGGCACCAATAGGTATATTGCACTGTGCACCTGACCCTATGCTCCAACTTTCCGGTACCTTCCCCCGTCGTGCGACATATCAAA GGTCCACTCCAGGTTCATCCGCTCAGAGCAGCGAAGACGAGTACGAGGAGTCCAATTACGTCAACCAACCT ATGGGACTAGTCAACCACTGA
- the LOC116318632 gene encoding uncharacterized protein LOC116318632 isoform X3 has product MDFSWFLLLVSAAVFVSIVLLAVICLDCRNKGPLRSIQQTASEDYTSPEFRVIHPAPLSMPTSRSLASGSISVAQPTLPPNPIIITTPPPDPHLRPPFSTKPEQRPYTPTETGEPVKDNALFKLYFSVLPSYPNLLLCFCPSESNPSYENPEPEKDVDDPADNYIEVLPDNPEESKGLPADIESRASTPSSDHNYVNLDEEEDDDDKLDYQNVAPIGSTPGSSAQSSEDEYEESNYVNQPMGLVNH; this is encoded by the exons ATGGACTTCTCCTGGTTCCTCCTCCTTGTGTCGGCCGCCGTCTTCGTCTCCATCGTCCTCCTGGCCGTCATCTGTTTGGACTGCAGGAACAAAGGTCCACTGC GGTCCATCCAACAAACAGCTTCAGAAGACTACAC atcaCCTGAATTCAGAGTCATCCATCCAG CTCCTCTCTCCATGCCAACTTCCAGAAGCCTTGCGAGCGGCAGCATCAGCGTTG CCCAGCCGACCCTACCCCCGAACCCCATCATCATTACAACCCCTCCACCTGACCCCCACCTGCGGCCTCCTTT TTCAACCAAACCTGAGCAGAGACCTTACACCCCAACAGAAACTGGTGAGCCTGTAAAGGACAACGCATTATTTAAgttgtatttttctgttttacctTCTTACCCAAACCTATTGCTCTGTTTCTGTCCTTCAGAGAGCAATCCGAGTTATGAGAATCCAG aaCCTGAGAAGGACGTTGACGATCCAGCTGATAATTACAT AGAGGTGTTACCCGACAATCCGGAGGAGAGCAAAGGACTCCCCGCGGACATCGAGAGCCGAGCCTCGACGCCCAGTTCAG ATCATAATTACGTGAACCTCGATG aagaagaagacgacgaTGACAAACTCGACTATCAGAACGTGGCACCAATAG GGTCCACTCCAGGTTCATCCGCTCAGAGCAGCGAAGACGAGTACGAGGAGTCCAATTACGTCAACCAACCT ATGGGACTAGTCAACCACTGA
- the LOC116318632 gene encoding uncharacterized protein LOC116318632 isoform X2 yields MDFSWFLLLVSAAVFVSIVLLAVICLDCRNKGSIQQTASEDYTSPEFRVIHPAPLSMPTSRSLASGSISVAQPTLPPNPIIITTPPPDPHLRPPFSTKPEQRPYTPTETGEPVKDNALFKLYFSVLPSYPNLLLCFCPSESNPSYENPEPEKDVDDPADNYIEVLPDNPEESKGLPADIESRASTPSSDHNYVNLDEEEDDDDKLDYQNVAPIGILHCAPDPMLQLSGTFPRRATYQRSTPGSSAQSSEDEYEESNYVNQPMGLVNH; encoded by the exons ATGGACTTCTCCTGGTTCCTCCTCCTTGTGTCGGCCGCCGTCTTCGTCTCCATCGTCCTCCTGGCCGTCATCTGTTTGGACTGCAGGAACAAAG GGTCCATCCAACAAACAGCTTCAGAAGACTACAC atcaCCTGAATTCAGAGTCATCCATCCAG CTCCTCTCTCCATGCCAACTTCCAGAAGCCTTGCGAGCGGCAGCATCAGCGTTG CCCAGCCGACCCTACCCCCGAACCCCATCATCATTACAACCCCTCCACCTGACCCCCACCTGCGGCCTCCTTT TTCAACCAAACCTGAGCAGAGACCTTACACCCCAACAGAAACTGGTGAGCCTGTAAAGGACAACGCATTATTTAAgttgtatttttctgttttacctTCTTACCCAAACCTATTGCTCTGTTTCTGTCCTTCAGAGAGCAATCCGAGTTATGAGAATCCAG aaCCTGAGAAGGACGTTGACGATCCAGCTGATAATTACAT AGAGGTGTTACCCGACAATCCGGAGGAGAGCAAAGGACTCCCCGCGGACATCGAGAGCCGAGCCTCGACGCCCAGTTCAG ATCATAATTACGTGAACCTCGATG aagaagaagacgacgaTGACAAACTCGACTATCAGAACGTGGCACCAATAGGTATATTGCACTGTGCACCTGACCCTATGCTCCAACTTTCCGGTACCTTCCCCCGTCGTGCGACATATCAAA GGTCCACTCCAGGTTCATCCGCTCAGAGCAGCGAAGACGAGTACGAGGAGTCCAATTACGTCAACCAACCT ATGGGACTAGTCAACCACTGA
- the LOC116318632 gene encoding pollen-specific leucine-rich repeat extensin-like protein 2 isoform X4 codes for MDFSWFLLLVSAAVFVSIVLLAVICLDCRNKGPLRSIQQTASEDYTSPEFRVIHPAPLSMPTSRSLASGSISVAQPTLPPNPIIITTPPPDPHLRPPFSTKPEQRPYTPTETESNPSYENPEPEKDVDDPADNYIEVLPDNPEESKGLPADIESRASTPSSDHNYVNLDEEEDDDDKLDYQNVAPIGILHCAPDPMLQLSGTFPRRATYQRSTPGSSAQSSEDEYEESNYVNQPMGLVNH; via the exons ATGGACTTCTCCTGGTTCCTCCTCCTTGTGTCGGCCGCCGTCTTCGTCTCCATCGTCCTCCTGGCCGTCATCTGTTTGGACTGCAGGAACAAAGGTCCACTGC GGTCCATCCAACAAACAGCTTCAGAAGACTACAC atcaCCTGAATTCAGAGTCATCCATCCAG CTCCTCTCTCCATGCCAACTTCCAGAAGCCTTGCGAGCGGCAGCATCAGCGTTG CCCAGCCGACCCTACCCCCGAACCCCATCATCATTACAACCCCTCCACCTGACCCCCACCTGCGGCCTCCTTT TTCAACCAAACCTGAGCAGAGACCTTACACCCCAACAGAAACTG AGAGCAATCCGAGTTATGAGAATCCAG aaCCTGAGAAGGACGTTGACGATCCAGCTGATAATTACAT AGAGGTGTTACCCGACAATCCGGAGGAGAGCAAAGGACTCCCCGCGGACATCGAGAGCCGAGCCTCGACGCCCAGTTCAG ATCATAATTACGTGAACCTCGATG aagaagaagacgacgaTGACAAACTCGACTATCAGAACGTGGCACCAATAGGTATATTGCACTGTGCACCTGACCCTATGCTCCAACTTTCCGGTACCTTCCCCCGTCGTGCGACATATCAAA GGTCCACTCCAGGTTCATCCGCTCAGAGCAGCGAAGACGAGTACGAGGAGTCCAATTACGTCAACCAACCT ATGGGACTAGTCAACCACTGA
- the LOC116318632 gene encoding pollen-specific leucine-rich repeat extensin-like protein 2 isoform X5 has product MDFSWFLLLVSAAVFVSIVLLAVICLDCRNKGPLRSIQQTASEDYTSPEFRVIHPAPLSMPTSRSLASGSISVAQPTLPPNPIIITTPPPDPHLRPPFSTKPEQRPYTPTETEPEKDVDDPADNYIEVLPDNPEESKGLPADIESRASTPSSDHNYVNLDEEEDDDDKLDYQNVAPIGILHCAPDPMLQLSGTFPRRATYQRSTPGSSAQSSEDEYEESNYVNQPMGLVNH; this is encoded by the exons ATGGACTTCTCCTGGTTCCTCCTCCTTGTGTCGGCCGCCGTCTTCGTCTCCATCGTCCTCCTGGCCGTCATCTGTTTGGACTGCAGGAACAAAGGTCCACTGC GGTCCATCCAACAAACAGCTTCAGAAGACTACAC atcaCCTGAATTCAGAGTCATCCATCCAG CTCCTCTCTCCATGCCAACTTCCAGAAGCCTTGCGAGCGGCAGCATCAGCGTTG CCCAGCCGACCCTACCCCCGAACCCCATCATCATTACAACCCCTCCACCTGACCCCCACCTGCGGCCTCCTTT TTCAACCAAACCTGAGCAGAGACCTTACACCCCAACAGAAACTG aaCCTGAGAAGGACGTTGACGATCCAGCTGATAATTACAT AGAGGTGTTACCCGACAATCCGGAGGAGAGCAAAGGACTCCCCGCGGACATCGAGAGCCGAGCCTCGACGCCCAGTTCAG ATCATAATTACGTGAACCTCGATG aagaagaagacgacgaTGACAAACTCGACTATCAGAACGTGGCACCAATAGGTATATTGCACTGTGCACCTGACCCTATGCTCCAACTTTCCGGTACCTTCCCCCGTCGTGCGACATATCAAA GGTCCACTCCAGGTTCATCCGCTCAGAGCAGCGAAGACGAGTACGAGGAGTCCAATTACGTCAACCAACCT ATGGGACTAGTCAACCACTGA